One genomic region from Streptomyces sp. Li-HN-5-11 encodes:
- a CDS encoding potassium/proton antiporter produces MTVHHLNQLLLACSLVLLVAVAAVRISSRSGLPSLLVYLGIGIVMGQDGIGGVHFNNAELTQLIGYAALVVILAEGGLGTRWKEIKPALPAASALALAGVAVSVGVTAAGAHYLSGLGWRQALIIGAVVSSTDAAAVFSVLRKIPLPSRVTGTLEAESGFNDAPVVILVVALSTPGRVEHWYVLVGEIALELAIGAAIGLAVGWLGAWGLRHVALPASGLYPIAVMAIAVTAYALGALAHGSGFLAVYLASMTLGNARLPHWPATRGFAEGVGWIAQIGMFVMLGLLVTPHELGDDIVPALVIGMVLTMIARPVSVVLSLSPFRVPWQEQTLMSWAGLRGAVPIILATIPMVNGMDTSHRIFNIVFVVVVVYTLVQGPTLPWLARTLRLGDGQEAADLGIESAPLERLRGHLLSVAIPEGSRMHGVEINELRLPTGSAVTLVVREGKSFVPLPTTVLRRGDELLVVTTDPVREAAERRLRAVGRGGKLASWLGTNGAGGER; encoded by the coding sequence CTGACTGTTCACCACCTCAACCAGCTCCTGCTCGCCTGCTCCCTCGTCCTGCTCGTCGCCGTGGCAGCGGTCCGGATCTCCTCGCGCAGCGGGCTCCCCAGCCTGCTCGTCTACCTGGGGATCGGCATCGTCATGGGCCAGGACGGCATCGGCGGTGTCCACTTCAACAACGCCGAACTGACCCAGTTGATCGGGTACGCCGCCCTGGTCGTGATCCTGGCCGAGGGCGGTCTGGGCACGAGGTGGAAGGAGATCAAGCCGGCCCTTCCGGCCGCCTCCGCGCTGGCGCTGGCCGGGGTCGCGGTGAGCGTCGGCGTCACGGCCGCCGGCGCCCATTACCTCAGCGGTCTGGGATGGCGCCAGGCGCTCATCATCGGCGCGGTGGTGTCCTCGACGGACGCGGCGGCCGTCTTCTCGGTGCTGCGGAAGATCCCCCTGCCCTCGCGCGTGACGGGCACGCTGGAAGCCGAGTCCGGCTTCAACGACGCCCCGGTGGTCATCCTGGTCGTCGCCCTCTCCACGCCCGGCCGGGTCGAGCACTGGTACGTGCTGGTCGGCGAGATAGCCCTGGAGCTGGCCATCGGCGCCGCCATCGGCCTCGCGGTGGGCTGGCTCGGCGCCTGGGGGCTGCGGCACGTCGCCCTGCCGGCCTCCGGTCTGTACCCGATCGCCGTGATGGCCATCGCGGTCACCGCCTACGCCCTCGGCGCGCTCGCGCACGGCAGCGGCTTCCTCGCGGTCTACCTCGCGTCGATGACGCTCGGCAACGCCCGGCTGCCGCACTGGCCCGCCACCCGCGGCTTCGCCGAGGGCGTCGGCTGGATCGCCCAGATCGGCATGTTCGTCATGCTCGGTCTGTTGGTCACCCCGCACGAACTGGGCGACGACATCGTTCCCGCGCTGGTCATCGGCATGGTGCTGACCATGATCGCGCGCCCGGTGAGCGTGGTGCTCAGCCTGTCGCCGTTCCGGGTGCCCTGGCAGGAGCAGACACTGATGTCCTGGGCCGGGCTGCGCGGCGCCGTGCCCATCATCCTCGCGACGATCCCCATGGTGAACGGCATGGACACCAGCCACCGCATCTTCAACATCGTCTTCGTGGTGGTCGTCGTCTACACCCTCGTCCAGGGGCCCACCCTGCCGTGGCTCGCCCGTACGCTCCGCCTGGGCGACGGTCAGGAGGCCGCCGACCTCGGCATCGAGTCGGCGCCCCTGGAGCGGCTGCGCGGCCATCTGCTGTCCGTCGCGATTCCGGAGGGCTCGCGGATGCACGGCGTCGAGATCAACGAGCTGCGGCTGCCCACCGGGTCCGCGGTCACCCTGGTCGTCCGCGAAGGAAAATCGTTTGTTCCGCTGCCGACGACGGTCCTGCGGCGCGGTGACGAACTCCTCGTGGTCACCACGGACCCCGTCCGGGAGGCGGCGGAACGACGGCTGCGCGCGGTCGGCCGCGGCGGAAAGCTCGCCAGCTGGCTGGGCACGAACGGCGCGGGCGGCGAGCGGTGA
- a CDS encoding MFS transporter: MGSTVTSTEPATAATASSRPERREQRHLPDSPEDRERRERRVGPAQPARPGYGQLLRTRGAWTFLLPGFAARQPFAMLTLSLVLLVQHTTGSYGAAGATAAVTGVSMALFAPYSGRLADRYGQRAVLVPGVLVHVLAGLALTALALAHAPLWALFAAAVPTGASVPQIGPMVRARWGVALKDSPLMATAAAFESVTDELTFVVGPLLATALCTAVAPAAGLVTEALLTLVGGLLFAARKRTQPPVSAGGHARVEHASALRVPGVRVLVVTFLGIGSVFGGMQVSLAAFTQSIGEPGLNGVLYGTFAAGNMLSGVVCGAVAWKAAPQRRLVLGHTALALAASALWTAHSVPLLAAVGLLVGMCIAPALITGYTLVEGLVPAGARTEAFTWLTGAVALGQAAAVTVAGQLEDRLWNGAGFLVPMTGTVLALATLVALRSHLVARPGGRTVARGVGHRAPAAVD; the protein is encoded by the coding sequence GTGGGATCCACGGTCACCAGCACCGAACCGGCGACGGCCGCCACGGCATCCTCCCGGCCGGAGCGCCGGGAACAGCGGCACCTTCCGGACAGTCCGGAAGACCGGGAACGGCGGGAACGGCGGGTAGGCCCGGCACAGCCTGCACGCCCCGGATACGGACAGTTGCTGCGCACCCGCGGCGCCTGGACGTTCCTGCTCCCCGGTTTCGCGGCACGCCAGCCGTTCGCCATGCTCACCCTGTCCCTCGTACTGCTCGTGCAGCACACCACCGGCTCCTACGGCGCGGCAGGCGCCACCGCGGCGGTCACCGGTGTCTCCATGGCGTTGTTCGCGCCGTACAGCGGGCGGCTCGCCGACCGCTACGGGCAGCGCGCCGTCCTGGTACCCGGCGTCCTGGTGCATGTCCTCGCGGGGCTCGCGCTCACGGCGCTCGCGCTGGCGCACGCCCCCTTGTGGGCGCTGTTCGCGGCGGCCGTGCCGACCGGCGCCTCGGTGCCGCAGATCGGGCCGATGGTGCGCGCCCGCTGGGGCGTTGCGCTGAAGGACTCGCCGCTGATGGCCACGGCGGCGGCCTTCGAGTCCGTCACCGACGAGCTGACCTTCGTCGTCGGCCCGCTGCTGGCGACCGCCCTGTGCACGGCCGTCGCCCCGGCGGCGGGCCTGGTCACGGAAGCCCTGCTGACCCTGGTCGGCGGCCTGCTGTTCGCGGCGCGGAAGCGCACCCAGCCGCCTGTCTCCGCCGGCGGGCACGCGCGCGTGGAGCACGCCTCCGCCCTGCGCGTGCCCGGGGTGCGCGTGCTGGTGGTGACCTTCCTGGGCATCGGCTCCGTCTTCGGCGGCATGCAGGTCTCCCTCGCCGCGTTCACCCAGTCGATCGGCGAGCCCGGCCTCAACGGCGTCCTGTACGGCACCTTCGCCGCCGGCAACATGCTCTCCGGTGTCGTCTGCGGCGCCGTCGCCTGGAAGGCCGCCCCGCAGCGCCGCCTCGTCCTCGGCCACACCGCCCTCGCACTGGCCGCGTCCGCCCTGTGGACGGCGCACTCGGTGCCGCTGCTGGCCGCGGTCGGCCTCCTGGTCGGCATGTGCATCGCGCCCGCCCTGATCACCGGGTACACGCTGGTCGAGGGTCTGGTCCCGGCCGGCGCCCGCACCGAGGCCTTCACCTGGCTCACGGGGGCGGTCGCGCTGGGCCAGGCCGCCGCCGTCACCGTGGCCGGACAACTGGAGGACCGCCTCTGGAACGGCGCCGGGTTCCTGGTCCCCATGACCGGCACAGTGCTGGCGCTGGCGACCCTGGTGGCCCTGCGGTCGCACCTCGTGGCACGGCCGGGCGGCCGCACGGTCGCACGTGGCGTCGGTCACCGCGCACCGGCCGCAGTGGACTGA
- a CDS encoding low temperature requirement protein A: protein MTSSSDPRPGPAGPSRARRSLRPLAARGRDEAHRVASPLELFFDLCFVVAVAQAGAELVRAVAEGRAGHGIPDYAMAFFAIWWAWMNFTWFASAYDNDDVLYRLVTLVQITGVLVLAAGISRAFEEHDFLVVWLGYLIMRLAMASQWLRAARSAEGEERRAALRYAGGVLLCQVGWLGLVLLPEPARPWVFLVMAIVELCVPLYAEKDYETSWHPHHIAERYGLFTIIVLGETIASATIAVKSGVDEHDALRELLPTAAGGLLIVFSAWWIYFAVPIHGHLRSNGQSFLWGYGHYLIFASAAAIGAGLEVEVEQAVGRTHLSALAASAAVTLPTALYLVTVWALHSRHFKVGIAQQLVLPTTALLVICCTFLGGWAVLAGGLVSAFAVAAGVMLKARPASRTGGERPAQQAA from the coding sequence ATGACGTCGAGTTCCGACCCGAGACCCGGCCCGGCCGGCCCTTCACGGGCCCGCCGGTCCCTGCGCCCGCTGGCGGCCCGCGGACGCGACGAGGCGCACCGGGTCGCCTCACCGCTCGAGCTCTTCTTCGACCTGTGCTTCGTCGTGGCCGTCGCGCAGGCAGGTGCGGAGCTGGTGCGCGCCGTGGCCGAGGGCCGGGCGGGTCACGGCATCCCGGACTACGCGATGGCGTTCTTCGCCATCTGGTGGGCGTGGATGAACTTCACGTGGTTCGCCTCGGCGTACGACAACGACGACGTGCTCTACCGGCTGGTCACCCTGGTCCAGATCACCGGTGTCCTGGTGCTGGCCGCGGGGATCTCGCGGGCGTTCGAGGAGCACGACTTCCTGGTGGTGTGGCTCGGCTATCTGATCATGCGGCTGGCCATGGCCTCGCAGTGGCTGCGCGCCGCGCGGTCGGCCGAGGGCGAGGAGAGACGCGCGGCGCTGCGGTACGCGGGCGGTGTGCTGCTGTGCCAGGTCGGCTGGCTGGGGCTGGTGCTGCTGCCGGAACCGGCACGGCCGTGGGTGTTCCTGGTGATGGCGATCGTGGAGTTGTGCGTGCCGCTGTACGCGGAGAAGGACTACGAGACCTCCTGGCACCCGCACCACATCGCCGAGCGGTATGGACTGTTCACCATCATCGTGCTGGGCGAGACGATCGCTTCGGCCACGATCGCCGTGAAGTCCGGTGTGGACGAGCACGACGCGCTGCGCGAGTTGCTGCCGACCGCGGCGGGCGGGCTGCTGATCGTCTTCTCCGCCTGGTGGATCTACTTCGCGGTGCCGATCCACGGACATCTGCGCTCCAACGGGCAGTCGTTCCTGTGGGGGTACGGGCACTACCTGATCTTCGCCTCGGCGGCGGCGATCGGCGCGGGCCTGGAGGTGGAAGTGGAGCAGGCCGTGGGCAGGACGCATCTGTCGGCACTGGCGGCCTCGGCTGCCGTGACCCTGCCGACGGCGCTGTATCTGGTCACCGTGTGGGCGTTGCACTCACGGCACTTCAAGGTGGGCATCGCCCAGCAACTGGTGCTGCCCACCACCGCGCTGCTGGTGATCTGCTGCACGTTCCTGGGTGGATGGGCGGTCCTGGCGGGCGGTCTCGTCTCGGCGTTCGCGGTCGCGGCGGGCGTCATGCTGAAAGCGCGGCCGGCCTCCCGGACGGGCGGGGAACGTCCGGCGCAGCAGGCGGCGTGA
- a CDS encoding FmdB family zinc ribbon protein: MPTYQYQCTECGEGLEAVQKFTDEALTECPNCGGRLKKVFSAVGIVFKGSGFYRNDSRGSSSSSSPASSSKSSDSSAKSSSSSSSSSSDSGSSKSSAGSSAA, from the coding sequence GTGCCCACCTACCAGTACCAGTGCACCGAGTGCGGCGAGGGCCTCGAGGCGGTGCAGAAGTTCACCGACGAGGCGCTCACCGAGTGCCCCAACTGCGGTGGCCGCCTGAAGAAGGTGTTCTCCGCGGTCGGCATTGTCTTCAAGGGCTCCGGCTTCTACCGCAACGACAGCCGCGGCTCCTCGTCGAGCAGCAGCCCGGCGTCGTCGTCGAAGTCGTCGGACTCCTCGGCGAAGTCGAGCTCCTCGTCCTCGTCGTCCTCGTCCGACTCAGGCTCGTCCAAGAGCTCGGCCGGCAGCTCCGCCGCCTGA
- a CDS encoding S-methyl-5'-thioadenosine phosphorylase, with protein MVNAEIGVIGGSGFYSFLDDVTEVQVNTPYGAPSDSLFLGEVAGRRVAFLPRHGRGHHLPPHRINYRANLWALRSVGVRQVLGPCAVGGLRPEYGPGTLLVPDQFVDRTKARAQTYFDGVPLSDGSVPNVVHVSLADPYCPAGRAAALKAAHGKDWDAVDGGTLVVVEGPRFSTRAESLWHQAQGWSVVGMTGHPEAALARELELCYTSLTLVTDLDAGAESGEGVSHEEVLRVFAANVERLRGVLFDAVAALPATEERDCLCASALGGMDPGFALP; from the coding sequence ATGGTGAACGCAGAGATCGGTGTCATCGGCGGTTCCGGGTTCTACTCGTTCCTCGACGACGTGACCGAGGTCCAGGTGAACACGCCGTACGGGGCGCCCAGCGACTCCCTCTTCCTCGGCGAGGTCGCCGGCCGGCGGGTCGCCTTCCTGCCCCGCCACGGTCGTGGCCACCACCTCCCGCCGCACCGCATCAACTACCGGGCCAACCTGTGGGCGCTGCGCTCCGTGGGCGTACGCCAGGTCCTGGGCCCCTGCGCGGTCGGCGGACTGCGCCCCGAGTACGGGCCGGGCACGCTGCTGGTGCCCGACCAGTTCGTCGACCGTACGAAGGCCCGGGCTCAGACCTACTTCGACGGGGTGCCGCTGTCCGACGGCTCGGTGCCGAACGTGGTGCACGTCTCCCTGGCCGACCCCTACTGCCCCGCCGGCCGGGCGGCCGCGCTGAAGGCGGCACACGGCAAGGACTGGGACGCTGTCGACGGCGGCACGCTGGTCGTGGTCGAGGGGCCGCGCTTCTCGACCCGTGCGGAATCGTTGTGGCACCAGGCGCAGGGCTGGTCGGTGGTGGGCATGACCGGTCATCCCGAGGCTGCGCTCGCCCGGGAGCTGGAGCTCTGCTACACCTCGCTGACCCTGGTCACCGACCTCGACGCGGGCGCCGAGAGCGGTGAGGGCGTCTCGCACGAGGAGGTGCTGCGCGTGTTCGCGGCCAACGTGGAGCGGCTGCGGGGCGTGCTGTTCGACGCGGTGGCCGCGCTGCCCGCGACGGAGGAGCGGGACTGTCTGTGCGCGAGCGCCCTGGGCGGGATGGATCCGGGGTTCGCGCTGCCGTAG
- a CDS encoding penicillin acylase family protein has protein sequence MPPKTTASTGDKPGKSGRKKGRKARLIVLVLVLAIIGGMAYGAYWSISTVRASFPQTTGTITLQGLSGPVDVKRDGYGIPQIYASSPQDLFMAQGYVQAQDRFYEMDVRRHMTSGRLSEMFGKGQVKNDEFLRTLGWDRVAQQEYDTKLSASTKKYLQAYSAGVNAYLKGKDAKDISLEYAALGFTNDYTPAAWTPVDSVAWLKAMAWDLRGNMQDEIDRALMTSRLGPKQIADLYPQYPYSRNRAIVTEGQYDELTKTFEGGGAGGTGSSTGTTGSAGSTGTTGSTSGTTGTTGATGTTGTSGSAGGTPAGSDGSGGSSVQSQLMGLSDVMENLPTAVGVNGSGIGSNSWVVSGKYTITGEPLLANDPHLSASLPSVWYQMGLHCRSVSSACPYDVTGYTFAGMPGVVIGHNQDIAWGMTNSGVDVTDLYLEKLSGDGYLRDNKTVPFKTREETIKVAGGASKTIVVRQTNNGPLLSDRDDELVQVGKKAQVNTAAPDRGDGYAVALKWTALEPGTTMDAVFAMDRAKDWSDFRSAAALFDVPSQNLVYADTKDDIGYTLPGRIPVRAKNDDGSIPAPGWDSKYDWKGYIPQDRLPYEYNPKRGYIVTANQAVIDPGKYPYTLTTDWDYGTRSQRITDLIQSKIDGGGKISTDDMRQMQMDNSSEIAKLLVPMLLKIDIGDKDVRQAQKLLEGWDYTQDADSAAAAYFNAVWRNILKLAFGNKLPKELRVKGQCLWVQPADNTGPVDETTTKVRECGERDADQAQPDGSDRWFEVVRNLVNQPNSDWWKTPQSGTRPKADNRDELFKRAMIDARWELTAKLGKDIDTWSWGRLHRLFLKNQTLGTDGPGFLQYILNRGPWKLSGGEAAVDASGWNAAGGYGVVWVPSMRMVVNLADLDKSKWINLTGASGHAFSAHYTDQTGKWANGELLPWSFSAGAVGKSTSDTLVLKP, from the coding sequence ATGCCCCCCAAAACCACCGCCTCAACGGGTGACAAGCCCGGCAAGTCCGGCAGGAAGAAGGGGCGAAAAGCCCGACTGATCGTGCTCGTCCTGGTGCTGGCCATCATCGGAGGCATGGCCTACGGGGCCTACTGGTCCATCAGTACAGTCCGCGCCTCTTTCCCGCAGACCACGGGCACCATCACGCTCCAGGGCCTGTCGGGGCCCGTGGACGTCAAGCGGGACGGCTACGGCATTCCGCAGATCTACGCCTCGTCCCCCCAGGACCTGTTCATGGCCCAGGGCTACGTCCAGGCGCAGGACCGCTTCTACGAGATGGACGTGCGCCGCCACATGACCTCCGGGCGCCTGTCGGAGATGTTCGGCAAGGGCCAGGTCAAGAACGACGAGTTCCTGCGCACCCTGGGCTGGGACCGGGTCGCCCAGCAGGAGTACGACACGAAGCTGTCGGCCTCCACCAAGAAGTACCTCCAGGCGTACTCCGCGGGGGTCAACGCCTACCTCAAGGGCAAGGACGCCAAGGACATCTCCCTGGAGTACGCGGCCCTGGGCTTCACCAACGACTACACGCCCGCGGCCTGGACCCCGGTCGACTCCGTCGCCTGGCTGAAGGCGATGGCCTGGGACCTGCGCGGCAACATGCAGGACGAGATCGACCGCGCCCTGATGACCAGCCGCCTCGGCCCCAAGCAGATCGCCGACCTGTATCCGCAGTACCCGTACAGCCGGAACAGGGCGATCGTCACGGAGGGCCAGTACGACGAGCTCACCAAGACCTTCGAGGGGGGCGGCGCCGGCGGCACGGGCTCCTCGACGGGCACGACCGGATCGGCCGGCTCGACGGGCACGACCGGGAGCACCTCCGGGACCACCGGTACGACAGGGGCTACCGGCACGACCGGAACGTCCGGCTCCGCGGGAGGCACCCCGGCCGGCTCGGACGGCTCCGGCGGCTCGAGCGTGCAGAGCCAGCTGATGGGGCTCAGCGACGTCATGGAGAACCTCCCGACGGCCGTCGGCGTGAACGGCTCGGGGATCGGCTCCAACTCGTGGGTGGTGTCCGGGAAGTACACCATCACCGGCGAGCCGCTGCTGGCCAACGACCCGCACCTGTCGGCCTCGCTGCCGTCGGTCTGGTACCAGATGGGCCTGCACTGCCGCTCCGTCTCCAGTGCGTGCCCCTACGACGTCACCGGCTACACCTTCGCCGGCATGCCGGGCGTGGTCATCGGCCACAACCAGGACATCGCCTGGGGCATGACCAACTCCGGCGTCGACGTCACCGACCTGTACCTGGAGAAGCTCAGCGGCGACGGCTACCTGCGCGACAACAAGACGGTGCCCTTCAAGACCCGCGAGGAGACCATCAAGGTCGCCGGCGGCGCGTCCAAGACGATCGTCGTCCGGCAGACCAACAACGGGCCCCTGCTGTCCGACCGCGACGACGAACTGGTCCAGGTCGGCAAGAAAGCCCAGGTCAACACCGCGGCACCGGACCGCGGCGACGGATACGCCGTCGCCCTGAAGTGGACCGCGCTGGAGCCGGGCACCACGATGGACGCCGTCTTCGCCATGGACAGGGCCAAGGACTGGAGCGACTTCCGGTCGGCGGCCGCGCTGTTCGACGTGCCCTCGCAGAACCTGGTCTACGCCGACACCAAGGACGACATCGGCTACACGCTGCCCGGCCGCATCCCCGTCCGCGCGAAGAACGACGACGGCTCGATCCCCGCTCCGGGCTGGGACTCGAAGTACGACTGGAAGGGCTACATCCCGCAGGACCGGCTGCCCTACGAGTACAACCCCAAGCGCGGCTACATCGTCACCGCCAACCAGGCCGTCATCGACCCGGGCAAGTACCCGTACACGCTGACCACGGACTGGGACTACGGCACCCGCAGCCAGCGGATCACCGATCTGATCCAGTCGAAGATCGACGGCGGCGGCAAGATCTCCACGGACGACATGCGCCAGATGCAGATGGACAACAGCAGCGAGATCGCCAAGCTGCTCGTGCCCATGCTGCTGAAGATCGACATCGGGGACAAGGACGTCCGCCAGGCGCAGAAGCTCCTGGAGGGCTGGGACTACACCCAGGACGCCGACTCGGCGGCGGCCGCCTACTTCAACGCGGTCTGGCGCAACATCCTCAAGCTGGCCTTCGGCAACAAGCTGCCCAAGGAGCTGCGGGTCAAGGGCCAGTGCCTGTGGGTGCAGCCCGCCGACAACACCGGTCCGGTCGACGAGACCACCACGAAGGTCCGCGAGTGCGGCGAGCGCGACGCCGACCAGGCGCAGCCGGACGGCAGCGACCGCTGGTTCGAGGTGGTCCGCAACCTCGTGAACCAGCCGAACAGCGACTGGTGGAAGACGCCGCAGTCGGGCACCCGCCCCAAGGCCGACAACCGCGACGAGCTGTTCAAGCGCGCCATGATCGACGCCCGTTGGGAGCTGACGGCCAAGCTCGGCAAGGACATCGACACCTGGAGCTGGGGCCGGCTGCACCGACTGTTTTTGAAGAACCAGACCCTGGGCACCGACGGCCCCGGCTTCCTGCAGTACATCCTCAACCGCGGGCCGTGGAAGCTCAGCGGCGGCGAGGCAGCGGTCGACGCCTCCGGGTGGAACGCCGCCGGCGGGTACGGCGTGGTGTGGGTGCCGTCGATGCGGATGGTGGTCAACCTCGCCGACCTCGACAAGTCGAAGTGGATCAACCTCACGGGTGCCTCCGGGCACGCCTTCAGCGCCCACTACACCGACCAGACGGGCAAGTGGGCCAACGGCGAGCTGCTGCCGTGGTCCTTCTCGGCGGGCGCGGTCGGCAAGAGCACGAGCGACACGCTGGTGCTCAAACCGTGA
- a CDS encoding 5-formyltetrahydrofolate cyclo-ligase, with protein MGRTSESDKRALRRELLAVRNTLTVDDVRVAADALARRALELPELARARTVAAYVSVGTEPGTLALLDALRARNVRVLLPALLPDNDLDWGAYTGEGSLTRVQHGGKMALFEPAGERLGPDAVTAADVVLLPGLAVDARGMRLGRGGGSYDRVLARLERAGARPALVVLLYDPEVVERVPHETHDQPVQAVVTPSGVRRFSGTDTFS; from the coding sequence ATGGGACGTACGAGCGAGTCTGACAAGCGGGCGTTGCGGCGGGAGCTCCTCGCGGTGAGGAACACGTTGACCGTGGATGACGTACGGGTGGCCGCCGACGCGCTGGCCCGGCGCGCGCTGGAGCTGCCCGAGCTGGCGCGGGCGCGCACGGTGGCGGCGTACGTCTCCGTGGGCACCGAACCCGGCACCCTCGCGCTGCTCGACGCGCTGCGCGCACGGAACGTGCGCGTCCTGCTGCCCGCACTGCTGCCCGACAACGACCTGGACTGGGGTGCGTACACCGGGGAGGGCTCCCTCACGCGCGTGCAACACGGCGGGAAGATGGCCCTGTTCGAGCCCGCCGGCGAGCGCCTGGGCCCCGACGCCGTGACGGCCGCCGACGTGGTCCTGCTGCCCGGCCTCGCCGTCGACGCGCGCGGGATGCGGCTGGGGCGCGGCGGCGGGTCCTACGACCGCGTCCTCGCGCGTCTGGAGCGGGCCGGGGCTCGTCCGGCGCTCGTGGTGCTGCTGTACGACCCGGAGGTCGTCGAGCGGGTCCCGCACGAGACGCACGACCAGCCGGTGCAGGCCGTGGTGACGCCGTCCGGGGTGCGCCGCTTCTCCGGCACGGACACCTTCTCCTGA
- the mscL gene encoding large conductance mechanosensitive channel protein MscL: MSMKKDPSVWEGFKSFLMRGNVVDLAVAVVVGAAFTNIVNSVVKGLINPVVGAIGTKNLDHYSSCLSATCKGGQGIQILWGSVLGAALQFLITAAVVYFLMVLPMAKFLARQEARKKAKEGAHEVVDVTELEVLKEIRDELVARRGSRYGER, translated from the coding sequence GTGAGCATGAAGAAGGACCCGAGCGTCTGGGAAGGCTTCAAGTCCTTCCTGATGCGAGGGAACGTCGTCGATCTGGCAGTCGCGGTGGTCGTCGGCGCCGCCTTCACCAACATCGTCAACTCGGTGGTGAAAGGCCTGATCAATCCCGTCGTCGGAGCGATCGGCACGAAGAACCTCGACCACTACAGCTCCTGCCTGAGCGCGACGTGCAAGGGCGGCCAGGGCATCCAGATACTGTGGGGCTCCGTCCTCGGGGCCGCCCTGCAGTTCCTGATCACCGCCGCGGTGGTCTACTTCCTGATGGTCCTGCCCATGGCGAAGTTCCTGGCCCGGCAGGAAGCCCGGAAGAAGGCGAAGGAGGGCGCGCACGAGGTCGTCGACGTGACCGAGCTGGAGGTGCTCAAGGAGATCCGCGACGAGCTGGTCGCGCGGCGCGGCTCGCGGTACGGCGAGCGGTAG